The bacterium nucleotide sequence ACGCCACCGGCTCGGCAAGACCCTTATGCGCTTGTCGCGCCGTGATCGCCGCCGTCAGCGTCGTCTTCCCATGGTCCACATGCCCGATCGTCCCCACGTTGACGTGGGGCTTGTTGCGTTCGAACTTCTCCTTGGCCATCGTTCACTCCGTCTCCTGGGCGTTTTCGCCCAAAGGGTCAGT carries:
- the tuf gene encoding elongation factor Tu (EF-Tu; promotes GTP-dependent binding of aminoacyl-tRNA to the A-site of ribosomes during protein biosynthesis; when the tRNA anticodon matches the mRNA codon, GTP hydrolysis results; the inactive EF-Tu-GDP leaves the ribosome and release of GDP is promoted by elongation factor Ts; many prokaryotes have two copies of the gene encoding EF-Tu), coding for MAKEKFERNKPHVNVGTIGHVDHGKTTLTAAITARQAHKGLAEPVA